The Jaculus jaculus isolate mJacJac1 chromosome 1, mJacJac1.mat.Y.cur, whole genome shotgun sequence nucleotide sequence CAGTCCTTGAAGTCTGGAGGAAGGCCTCAGGCTGAGTAACTCATTGGAGAAAGGTACACAGGGCATATGACTCAGCAGCCCAAGGTTCTCTTCTTTTAAGACACAGATCCTGTGAGTGACGAGGAGGTCTCCCTACTGCTTGCCGACGTAGTGCCCACCACCAGCAGGCTGCGGCCCCACATAGGCAGGACCCGGGCCATTGCCAGGACACGGCAGAGCGAGCGAGTAAGGGCCACTGTAAACCGGAACCGGATTTCCTCTGCCAGAAGAGTCCAGGTAGGCAGCAGCACTGGGCCTGACTGCCTAGAGTGGTATCTGAAGGGGCATCGTCCATAGTGCAGGGTCTGTAACAGCCTCACACTGCTGGGATGGCACACGTAGTCAGCCTGATGAGAAGGCAGGTGAGTATACAGAGGGCACTGTTACTCATTCAAGTGCTAGGTCAGCCCTGCAGGGCCAGGGAGACTGCCCTCCCAAATAGGAGAGCTGGAACTTGGGTGCTAACCCATGTTAGATGGAACAGTGATCATAGGGAATTCTTCCTGTGTGCCAAATGCCCGATGCTGGCTCTTCACCCCTCCCAGGCATGCAAGAGTACTTTCCTCATGTTTGGCTCCTGGCTTTCAATGTTAGATATCTGTGGCCACTGCCTTGGGGATGGTGGAAGCCTGGTGTTCCTTCTCTGAGGTCTTGTTCTTATGGTCAGCATGACCATTGTTCCAAATGGGTTGGGAAGATTAGGACTGTCCCTACTCTACATCCACTCTGTAACCCCAACTGCTTCGCTTGAGGTCCAGCTGACATCATGCTGTTTCTCTTTATTCCTCCTTGATTGAACACAGCCTTGGTGTATTTTTCACTCAcctcttgtttccttttttcttcttcttcttggcttttcaaggtagggtctctagcccacagtgacctggaattcactatgtagtctcagtctcagggtgtccttgaactcactgcaatcatcccacctctgcctccaagtgctaggattaaagacatgtgccaccacgctcagctctcaCCTTGTTTCCAACTTCATCTACTTGCCCTTACCACACTCCTGCTTCATTAGAGGTTCTGCTCTCAGCTTCTGTCTGCTGTCTTCTTCCTTCTTGGATCTCTATTTGCTCCTTGATACCTGCTGGACTCCGCAGTCTGTTCTTGTCCCAAGCTTGCCTCCCGGAACTCTTGCTGGGAGCTAGTTCCTTATGTTCTTGCTGACTCCAGCTCTTGGAATGGAGACAGGCAGTACCAACTTGAGACCATTCTGACTTCTCTGATCAACCTTTTTAAAGCTCTGAACAAGATTTTGTAGTGGTATTGTCCCCTCATGTAGCTTGGCGTAGGGGAACACCAGCTAAGTGACACTGTTCTTTGTGTGCAGCATGTACCAAGGTACCTTCTGTCTTCTTTGTTGGATGAGACTATTGAGGCCGTAGCCACTGGTCTGAGCACTGCTGTGTACCAGCGCCCCCTGACACCTCGTGCCCCTGTGAAACGGAAAAGGAAGGCAGGTAAGCCTAGCATAATGGATGTACCTCCTCCCACTAGTGGCTCTTTTCCTTGAGTCCAGGGATGGGATCATCTTTCTTGCCTCTTGCAACTTTCTCAGGCAGTAGagtgctgagccaggcatggtggtgcatgagttcaaggtcagcctgagactacagagtgagttccaggtcagcctgggctagagtctgACTCTAAGttgataaaagaaattaaattatttgtgtgtgttaatGCATGCTTATGTATATGGTTGCAGCAGAGTCTATGGCCACTTCCATTGAACACCTATTCAGCTTTtgggtgggtggctggggaactcaggctggcagggtttgaaagcaagtacctttaactgctgagccatctccctagctggctttttcaaaaaatattttacttttatttattatttttaaatttttttgtttatttttttatttgagagcgacagatagacaaagaggtaaatagataaatagagaatgggtgcaccaggacctccagccactgcaaatgaactccagatgcatgtgcccccttgtacatctggcttatgtgggacctggggaattgagccacaaactggggtccttagacttcacaggcaagcacttaaccactaaaccatctctccagccctttatttatgtatttgagagagagagatgggtgcaccagggcctctagccactacaaacaaactccagatgaatgtgccaccatgtgcatcaggcttacttgggttcaggggaatcaaacctgggtccttaggctttccaggcaagctccataactgctaagtcatttctctagtctGAAAGACACCATTTTAAAGCTtcaatattttctgattttttaattttattatgagaaagaattggcacatgaGGGCcatagccaccatgcccagctttatttttgtttgtttgtttcattttgttttagggtcttgctttaagccaaatggatctggaattcacttttgtctcagggtggccttgaactcactaggaTCCTTCTACTCCAGcctcgagtgctgtgattaaaggcatgcaccacaatgcctggccacTGTGTCTTTTTGagacttgtttgtttgcttgtgtagagcccaggctggactcaaacttgtgATATTCCTGTGTAGAGTTCCAGGTGCAAAGATCATAAAATAGCTAGTGTTGAAAGTTCTAATTGTGTCATAAATGTCAAATTTATAAAATAGTtttggcaagatggcttagcagttaaaggtgcttgcttgaaagcctgacagcctgggttggattccctagtacccatgtaaagccatatgcacacagtggtacatgcacctgaggttcgcaagaggcactggtgtgcccattcattctcatgctCTCCCTTtcactcctcctctctctgcttacaaatgaatcaagaaaatatttaagcacccatgttcaactctccaggtcccacataagccagatacacacacacaggttatGCAAGCTCAAGGTTGTACATGACTAGTAGGTGGTGTAAGCATCCggagtttggtttcagtggctgaggccctagtgctccaGTTCTCTTGCTTGtccttgctttctctaaaaaataaaaaaaaaattggggggctggagagatggcttagcggttaaacgcttgcctgtgaatcctaaggaccctggttcgaggctcgattccccaggacccacattagccagatgcacaagggggcgcatgcgtctggagttcctttgcagtggctggaagcccttgcgtgcccattctcattcactcattctctctctctgtgcctctttctctgtctgtagctctcaaataaataaataaaataaacaaaaaaaattaaaaaaagaaatttgggctgggttggagagttggcttagcagttaaggtgtttacctgtgaaacctaaggacccaggttcagtcccccaactgatgtaagccagatgaacaaggtggcacatgtgtctggggttcatttttagtggccagactccctggcactcccattcatttctctctctttctctctcaaataataaaatagtttttatgggagctggagagatggctcagtagttaaaggcccaggttcaataccccagtacacAGGTAAAGTGGTGCAAACATTCTTACAGTGCCAAGAAGTTCTAGTGCACTCACCCCTCCtcctctgcaaataaacaaacacatagatataaacaaataatttaggggctggagcgatggctaagcagttaaaagtAGGAGAGTCTGAGGgtgcctgagaccacctgagtttgattccgtAGAACCCAAGTACACAGCTGGGCAGGGCTATGCATTCCTTTAACCCCAGGCTggagaacagagaccagagattTGCTGGGGCTCACAAAGATGCCAAGCTCCTGAGTCAGTAAGAGGCTCCAACACAAGGAAACACAGATAAATGATGGAAGAGGGACATGATGTGTCTTGTCATGCACATGCATGGTGTGCACAATTTGCACCAAACATACAACATTATACATATGGGGGGAGGGACTTTATTTGGCACATGGTGCTACAAGTCTGTAGTCTTCACTACTTGGAGACAGAAGAGGACGATTGATTAATTGagcccatgaatttgaggccaacttgagtgacatagcaagacctacctcattaagaaataaataaataaaatctgggcatggtggcatatgcctttaatcccagcactctggaggcagaggtaggaggatggtcatgaattcaaggccaccctgagactacttagtgaattccaagtcagcctgagctagagtgagaccctaccttgaaaaaccaaataaataaaaaaataaataaatagcttattTAACTTGATATGGTTGTACAGACTTACAGTTTTAGCacatggaaggtagaggtaggaatacCAGGAGTTGAAGGTATTTGTAAGCTACAtgaagagtttgaggctagcttggactacatgagaccttatctcaaaaacaaaagcaaaaatgtttatttgaatcAAGATCTATATTATTCTGATAGCTGTGTGTGATTGTCTTCCATCTTCCCTTGCTTTGTCTCTGGAAACTTGGTCTTTGGTTCCATGGGAATGTAACCATGATTCTTTTCCCTATGTTACTTTTTGCAGACATAGCTTAGATGTGAACTCTGTTAAATTTTTGTGCAGCCAGAGGGCCCTGGAATGGAATGTGCTCTATCATagacctataatcctagcacttctgGGGAGTTAAAGGTCATCTTCCATTACATTGTGAGCGAGACtctatctccccctccccccttttgactttttgaggtagggtctcactctagcccagacctacctggagttcactatgtagtctctgggtggcctcaaactcttggcaatcctcatacctcttgcctccgaagtgctgggattaaaggtatgcaccaccatgcccagtttattatttttatttttgaatgagagagaattgacatgccagggcctccagtcattacagtggaactccagacacgtgcacagcTACAGCtttatgcttgcatcaccttatgagtttggcttatgtgggatctagaacgTCAAACATGGAtacccagccgggtgtggtggtgcaagcctttaatcccagtactcgggaagcagagataggatcgccatgagttcaaggctatcctgagattacacagtgaattccaggtcagcctgagttagagtgagaccctacctcgaaaaaacaaaacaaaaaaaacaaaacatggagaccctatcttaaagcAACAGCCCAGAGTGGtggctttgaaaaacaaaacaaaaacaacaataacaacaaatagCTGAGGCTGGTGTGCCaccctacaatcccagcatttaagagtgtggtaagaagggctggagtgatggcttagcagttaaggcacttgcttgggaaacctgaggacccaaattcaattccccagtacccacaaaaccaGACGCTTACGGTGgtatgtatgtctggagtttgtttgcagtggctggagaccctgatgttcctattcttcctccccaccccgcACTTCTGTCTTAAATAGTGGGGTAGTAGATCACTACAGGTTTTAGGCCAACTTGAGCTAAAGTAAGATAGGTAAAGAAAGCTAGCAAGCCAACAGCCTGACgtagtagcacacgcctttgatcccagcactcttgaggcagaggtaggaggattaccatgagtttgagaccaacctgggactacagaatgagaccttacctcaaaaaaaatagggctggcgtgatggcttaacagttaaggcacttgcctgcaaagactaaggattcatgttcgacttctcagatcccacttaagccagacgtccaaggttgcacatatgcactaggtggcacatgcaactggagttccattacagtggctggaggccctggcgcaccaattctctccctccctccctccctccctctctctctcacattaaagaagaagaaaaaaggccagatctgggcgtgatggtgcacatctttaatcccagcacttgagaggcagaggtaggatcaccacgagttcaaggccaccctgagattacatagtgaattccaggtcagcctggactagagtgaaacctacctcgcaaaaacaaaaagtctctTGAGcttgtgtataaataaataaattatagtccAACCCAACATATGGAGTGTTAAGGTGTCCTGATCCCCTCACCATATTCCTAGGCTCTTGTGATCCACTGGGAATCAGAGAACCTGGTCAAGGAGGCCCTGTAAGTTATGAAGCACAGATTGCCAATGTTTCCTTTTTAGGGAGACGAAAGAAGGtgttaggaagaaagaaaacccgGTCCAGGTCGTCTGTGAAAAGTCAGAGTGGAGGAACCAGAGCCAGGAAGCGCCAGCGCCGCGTGAGAAAGGCGAGAGTGAGGGTGCTAAAGGTGAGGCCTGTCGGGGCGCCCACATTTACTAGCCCCTCTCTCCGTGTGACTTTGCAGcaacaggagcaggagcagcTGCTTTTTTGCAGTGTATGATGGCTCCTGGAGATGTACATCACTGCAGTGGATGGGTGTGATTCCTAGCACTCTAGACCATGATATGCTGAGGGTTGTGTGCAATGACCCCTGGAACCTATTGGGACAGAGAGGCAAGCCAATGGGGTCAGAGGACCAAGTGACCTTCCTGTGGTTACTAACTGGTCGGGGCAACAAGTTCTCAGTGCCAACAATGGGGCAGGTGTCAGCAGGCTGGGTACAAATCCTCTGGGCATAGGACACACCATACTGCTGGATTCCTGGCTACAGTGGCACACAAAGTTGTTGACGGGATGTACCGTCTATGGCCTAGGGAGTCACCTCTGAACAAGCAGTTTGCTCCCATTGCACCCTTCTCAGGTGCTGTATCTTCACACAGAGCCTCACTGCCATGGGTATACATTTTGTGCATAAGGCAAAAGAGATGAGTCACAATCCTAACTGTGTGTTTACTGTGGCTTTAATGTAGATTTATACTTAATTGTTACCTACCTATTGCCTGATGTTTCTATACTATAAGTATCTGAGTTCCAATCTCTAGACCCCATATAAATCCAGAGGCTTCTGTAATTCTGGTGTGCCCATGGAAAAAGGGGAGGCAAAAACAGAATTTCCTAGAAACTCATTAATGGCACAGTGAATTtagagaccccacttcaaaaggAGGTAGATGGCAAGGATAGACCCAGAAGTTCTCTGACCTTCATATGCAtactgtggcacacatgtgtctgcatgcactctcacacatacacattatatGTGCACctaaatatttttagatttttttttttttttaatttttttggggagAAAcactgagagagaaggagagagagagagcgcacgccaggaccttcagccgctgcagatgaactccagaagcatgctccaccatgcctggcttagatgtTTTTTAATGTTAAATACTTAAAACATCTGCTCTAGGAAGTCAAACCAAATTCTTACAGGTGTGACCAAATGTGAACAAGTCAGTTGGGTGCTGCTATTCTCTGATTCTGTGCTGACTATCTGTGTCCTGAGCCTAGGGGCCTGACAGAATGTTCTTAGCTCATCTTCATTATCTGCCATTATTGCAGTTTCTTTCTTCCCTCAGTAGAGTATTTAAGATGGCCCACAGTGGGAATGGGGAGGGATGCATTCATTTGGTGAAGTTTTCTGTTCATCCCTTGTCCACAATCTGGAGGAAATGGCAGGTAATCTTTTTGAATTTTAGTAATTACAAAATAATTAGAGTTGAGATGGTAAAGTCCACAACTGCTCCTCACATGACTATTTGTGTACAACTGTCAATCATTGCTTGAATTTtttgttgacttttttcttttttaaaaaaatatttatttggtgagagagagaaagtgagaaatggcataccatggcctctagacactgcaaatgaactccagatgtacgggccaccttgtgcctctggctttacatgggtacttgggaattgaacctgagtcctttggctttgctggcaaatgccttaactgctaagccacctctccagcccttgctgacTTTTATTCACATAAGAGGTACACTAAAATGCAgcaatgtgtgtgtgaaactgaCGGTGCATGTGGCAGCATGTGTAAACATATAAAGTGCTTTGGCCTGTGGTTGGTATTCACTCAGCCACATGCTGGCTATTCTGAGATATTTCTCTTAGCCTGACTGGAGCCTTTAGATTTTACTCTTATTCATCATTTTataatcttatatatatatattttttcctgtcACTTTGGATCAGAATGAAGTCACAGCTCGTTCTCGCATTGCAAGGACACTAGGCCTCCGCAGGCCTGTCCATGGTGCCAGCATGCCGTCTGTGTGCAAGCCAGTGGACCCCTCTCTGGGACTGATGAGGTCAGATATTGGAGCTGCTCCTCTGTCACTGTTTGGCGACCCCTACGAGCTGGACCCTTTTGACAGGTGACTACAGTGGTGACTTTTGTCCCATTGTCCCATGAGTTTGTGGGCATGCATGAGCCTCTGGTTTTGCCTTTGTAAAATGCAGGTGGCAATTCCTGCCCCAGCTCATTCTTTGATTCGGTTAAACAGCATATCAAATTTAGAGTAGTCTGTGCTGTCATTTGTCCCCTTGGTATATATGTGTTCCCTTCTAACAGTGAAGAACGGTCTGCAGATCTGCCTTCCCCTCTGAGTGCCAAGAGGAGGGTTTTGTCTCACTCAGCCCTGCAGTCTCACCAGCCTGTGGCCAGGCCCGTCGCCATGGGGCTTTCTAGGTATGTGGCAGCAGGGACTTCTGGGGTGAACGGAACAGTGACATTGATTTGGCTGGCCTCTCTGTGGCCTTGTGTGGCTGAGCATCTCCTCTTGGCTGTGGCATGGTTGATGTTGGATCTGAATACTGTGTCATGGCTGTGGTTGAGGGGCTCCGGGTCAAGTAGCATAGCTGCTTGCCCCAGAGATTGACCTCAGTCTCTGGACACAGGGCAAAGAGCCTCAAGCAGGGCAACCCTGGTCTACTTACTGATAGATGGGGTTACTCTCCTGTCAGCTCCTGTCTATTGAGGTGCGGCCAGCACTTGTGTTATAGGTGATCTTCCCACATACCTGGTCTCCCCATGCTGGTGCTGCTGATCAGAATGGGGTGTTTCGGGATAGGGTTGTGGGGATAGATGATGATAGCAGAGCCATTCCTCTGGTCTGTGTCTACAGAACGCAGCTCCCTGCAGTGGCCCCCGAGCCCAATGTAGAGGAGGCCCCCGTCCCTGACCTGCTGGGGAGCATCCTGTCAGGACAGAGCCTTCTGATGATGAGCAGTGCTGACATCGTCATCCATCGGGATGGCTCTCTCAGTGCCAAGAGGGCAGGTGAGCACCCACGGAGTTGCTACCCCTCCTCAGGGCTTTGGAAATGGAAATACACTTTCTAGAAGTGTATGCATTCTCATGCTGTCAGTCTTTGCCCTGAGTTGGGGTAACAGTGCTGACAGCCTTCAGTGCAGGAAGCATTCATAAAGGATGTGAATTCCTGTGAAGGGCCTTCCTGTGAAGGTCTCAACAGAGTTAGGGTCACATATCCTTCCAGACAGGCCAGGCACCTCCATCGCTGCCCCTTGTCTGTGTCCACATTGGGTGAGAGACAGTCAAAACCAGTCATGTCAGTAAAGTCAAATTAGGTGGCAGTAGGGTAGTTGTGCTCCTCAGTGCCACAAGTGTCATAGATAACTCTATAGCAAGCACTCTTTGGTGTGTGATGGCAAGAAGTACCCCCTCAGCAAGCAAACaggatgttttgtgtgtgtgtatgcctgctCATGTGACAAGGGTGGGGGttatatgtggaagccagaagataGACCTTGGttatcatcctcaggaatgccatctacttcctttgagacagtcATTGGCCTGTGAGCTCTAGGGACccgtctgtctctgcctccccagaattGTAATTGTAAGTGGGTTTACAGGTGTCTGTTGGCCACactcagcattttatgtgggatcCAGCTCAGATCCTCATggttgtgaagcaagcactttaccaactgagtcatctccctactCATACACGGTTCTGAGTCAGTTTGGGTCATACTTCTTAAAGAAGAGGTGGGAATGACTGCcctctggcttttgttttttagcCCCTGTTTCTCTTCACCGAAACTCTGTGACTTCATCCAAAGGGGAAGAAGGGTCCAGGCCCAGAGACAACCTGCAGCCTGGGATACCACCATCAGGGAGTCCATCCAGTGGACTCACAGGTGGCAGGTCACAGAGCTCAAGGATAAACTATGGGGATAGGTCAGCCACAAGCTGTGTCCCTAACTGCACAGTGGGGGCACCTATGAGGCTGGACTCATCAGCCACACCTAGGTCAACTCAGGCTCTGAACTTAACCAATGGGAGCAGGTCTAGCTTCCCACAGAGTAAGAGCCCCTGTGGCACCAATATGCAGTCTCTGCCTCTTGGTTCTGCTTCATCTAAGATACCCAGCAGCCATTCTAAATCTCCAACCGGAATAGCAGTCCTCAGGCAGCCCCTGAAAACATCTCCCAGGAGAGCTGATATCTCAGAGCTTCCCAGGATACCAAAGATCCGCAGGGATGGCAGTGGCACCAGACAGGACCTGGCCCCAGCCCATGGGCAGAATGTAGAGCTCCCCAGCACCTGCATCAGCCGCCTGACAGGCAGGCAGGGCCCTGGGCAGCCAGGGCGAGGCCGGGTAGAGAGAGAGCCCAGCAGCAGGGCCCCACAAGAGCCTGGCTCCCACACAGGTGGCTCTCGGCCTTCTGCCCCCAGCTCCCATAGCAGTCTAGCCCCACTGGGGCCCTCAAGAGGGAAAGGCTTTGGTTCTACTTATGAGAGCTTCAGGATCAACATTCCTGGGAACACAGCACACTGTAGCCAACTGTCCAGCCCCGGTTTCTGTAACACGTTCCGGCCGGTGGATGATAAGGTGCAGAGGAAGGAGAACCCTTTGCCCCTCTTCTCCATCAAGAAGCCAAAGCAACTCAAGAGTGAAATCTATGACCCCTTTGATCCCACTGGCTCGGACTCCAGCCCACCCAGCAGTAGTCCAGAGAGCCTTGGCTCAGGCCTCTTGCCATCTGAGATCACAAGAACTATCTCCATTAACAGTCCAAAGGCTCCAGCCTTCCAGACTGTGCGCTGTGTCACCTCCTACAGAGTCGAAAATGTCTTTGGAACTGAATTAGAACCTGAGTCCCAGCCTTCTGATGAGCCCTTGTCTGGCATGCTCAAGTTTCTGGACAAGGAACCTGCTGAGGGAACCTCTGATGTGGAGCGAGATGGACTGGGTGAGGTGGAGCCCACAGAGAGCCAGGCTTCCATGGCCCGAACACAGAGAACATCACCACCATACCCCTGGGATGATGAGGATGGAGCATCCTGTACCCCCTTCTTTGGCTCTGAGGAGCGGACCGTGACATGTGTGACTGTCGTGGAGTCCAATGCTACACTCAGTCCAGACACTCCACAGGCAACGACCCACAGGATTGTGGAGCTAAGGGCCCCATCCCGCTCCCGCTCCCGCTCCCATTCCAGCTCCCGCAGCAGAAAGAAAACTAAGAGGAAGAAGGCTGCCAGGGAGCACCAAAGGACACGCTCCAGCACTCGCTCTGGCTCCAGGGACAGGTCCTCACATTCAGTCTCACCAGTGGTTGAAGAGTACACCAAGAGGCACAAGGCTAAGGCCAAGAGCTGGAGGTCTTCTAGTGACCATGCTAGTAGTCAGGAGAAAGCAAAGAGGAGGAAGGCCAAGGACAGGGACAGAGACCGGAGGCGCAGCCCTTGGGGTCGGGGTAGGAAGAAGTCCAGATCTCGCTCAGGAAGTCCAGGAAGCTCTTCCTGTGAACAccatgaaaggagaaagaagaggcgACACTCACGGTCCAGATCTCGGGGCAGAAACTGCTCCCCCTTTAGCAGCCTCGAGAGGGCCCGGAGGCATAAGCACCGGGAGCGGGAGCGGAGCCATGAGCGTCTAGACAAGGAGAGCACAACCAGGTCCCGAGAGAGGAGGCGGCGGAGGTCTCGGTCACCCAGTTCAGAGCACAGGCCACGGAGGCCCCATTCCCGAGAGAAACGGCCCCGCTCCCCAGAGAAGAAGGGAGCTGTGAAGGAGGCTTCCCCGGCCCCTGCTTCACAGGGAGGACCAAAGCAGGAGGGAGAGCCAAAGCAGGAGGGAGAGCCAAAGCAGGAGGGAGAGCCAAAGCAGGAAGATCACCCTGCCAGGCCTCCAGTTCTAGAAGTGGGTGTCTTGCCAGAGGTGGATGTGGCTACCCCTAACCCCCCTCAGGTACCCCCTGTCCTGGCAATGTCCGATGAGTGTCATGTGCCTGAAGACATAGACtatggagactcagtggaggcAGGCCACATCTTCGAGGACTTTTCAAGTGAAGCCATCTTCATTCAGCTTGATGACATGAGCTCACCACCTTCCCCTGAGAGTACAGACTCCTCCCCAGAGCGAGACTTTCCACCAAATCCCATGGTGCTCCCAGCCAGCCAACCACAGGACACCACCTTGGCTGCCATCCAGAGGGAGGTGTCACTGATCCACAGTGAAGACATCTCACAGCCCACACCCCAGGCAGAGGGCCCCTCAGCACAGTTCCTGCCTAGACAGGATGATGCCACAGAGACCACCACTATAACTCCCGGCACCCTAGGTGCGGTGCCCATGGAGAAGGACATCCCCTCACTGAGTGGGAGGGGTTATGAGGCAGGCAAACCTGAGGAGGCTGTAGCCCAGGTCCCCCTTCTACGGTCCAGAGGCCTGGTGAAGAGAGTCACCTGGAACCTTCAAGAGGCAGAGGGCAGTACCCCAGCCCTGGACAGAGTCCCAAGTGAGTCAGCACTGCCAGGGGCTGGGCTGTTGGTTGGTGGGTGTCCCTGTGGGCCAGGATTGCAAAGTAGGCATGGGACAGGAAGCAGCCACCCTAACAGCCTCACTGGCTTTTTGGGGCTCTGTCCGTGGAGTCAGATATGCAGCTTGGCCTCTAGTGTCCCCTCTTTAATTGTTCTCTGGAGCAATGCTTTGGCCAGGGCTGGTCACAGGGCACTCACCTCCTGTTTCTTGGGTCCTCAGGGACACCACTTCAGAGGCCACAGAAGCCCCAGGAAGGAAACTGGGAAGCAGAGGATGGGGCCCTCATGGGGATCCAGCAAGCACCATTCTCTGAGCTACCCCATCCCAGCCACATGTTCCTGGAGCCTGGCTTACCTGACACAGACCCCTCTCAGGTAAGTGCTGGGCTTTGTGGGTTGTTCTGGCCAGAGCTTAGGCTTTTTGGCATCATTCCCTTTCTACAAGGCCCCCTGGTGCTTGGGAAGGGGAGCTGCCGGCTGTTGGGGCTCTGCATTCAGCAGAGATTATTATTGCCCAGGT carries:
- the Phrf1 gene encoding PHD and RING finger domain-containing protein 1 isoform X2, coding for MDDDSLDDLVAHSPGPDGCLQVNPLELASDADSRDGHSGDLEDDTGSEQEDDTDGEDSEGLSEEEDPEDRSGSEDSEDGVETSVAAVGTQGKLEASTALSSDDDAENCPICLNVFRDQAVGTPETCAHYFCLDCIVEWSRNANSCPVDRTIFKCICIRAQFGGKVLKKIPVENTRTCEEEEEDPTFCEVCGRSDREDRLLLCDGCDAGYHMECLEPPLQEVPVDEWFCPECTAPGVAPTHDTDPVSDEEVSLLLADVVPTTSRLRPHIGRTRAIARTRQSERVRATVNRNRISSARRVQHVPRYLLSSLLDETIEAVATGLSTAVYQRPLTPRAPVKRKRKAGRRKKVLGRKKTRSRSSVKSQSGGTRARKRQRRVRKARVRVLKNEVTARSRIARTLGLRRPVHGASMPSVCKPVDPSLGLMRSDIGAAPLSLFGDPYELDPFDSEERSADLPSPLSAKRRVLSHSALQSHQPVARPVAMGLSRTQLPAVAPEPNVEEAPVPDLLGSILSGQSLLMMSSADIVIHRDGSLSAKRAAPVSLHRNSVTSSKGEEGSRPRDNLQPGIPPSGSPSSGLTGGRSQSSRINYGDRSATSCVPNCTVGAPMRLDSSATPRSTQALNLTNGSRSSFPQSKSPCGTNMQSLPLGSASSKIPSSHSKSPTGIAVLRQPLKTSPRRADISELPRIPKIRRDGSGTRQDLAPAHGQNVELPSTCISRLTGRQGPGQPGRGRVEREPSSRAPQEPGSHTGGSRPSAPSSHSSLAPLGPSRGKGFGSTYESFRINIPGNTAHCSQLSSPGFCNTFRPVDDKVQRKENPLPLFSIKKPKQLKSEIYDPFDPTGSDSSPPSSSPESLGSGLLPSEITRTISINSPKAPAFQTVRCVTSYRVENVFGTELEPESQPSDEPLSGMLKFLDKEPAEGTSDVERDGLGEVEPTESQASMARTQRTSPPYPWDDEDGASCTPFFGSEERTVTCVTVVESNATLSPDTPQATTHRIVELRAPSRSRSRSHSSSRSRKKTKRKKAAREHQRTRSSTRSGSRDRSSHSVSPVVEEYTKRHKAKAKSWRSSSDHASSQEKAKRRKAKDRDRDRRRSPWGRGRKKSRSRSGSPGSSSCEHHERRKKRRHSRSRSRGRNCSPFSSLERARRHKHRERERSHERLDKESTTRSRERRRRRSRSPSSEHRPRRPHSREKRPRSPEKKGAVKEASPAPASQGGPKQEGEPKQEGEPKQEGEPKQEDHPARPPVLEVGVLPEVDVATPNPPQVPPVLAMSDECHVPEDIDYGDSVEAGHIFEDFSSEAIFIQLDDMSSPPSPESTDSSPERDFPPNPMVLPASQPQDTTLAAIQREVSLIHSEDISQPTPQAEGPSAQFLPRQDDATETTTITPGTLGAVPMEKDIPSLSGRGYEAGKPEEAVAQVPLLRSRGLVKRVTWNLQEAEGSTPALDRVPRTPLQRPQKPQEGNWEAEDGALMGIQQAPFSELPHPSHMFLEPGLPDTDPSQVYSPNMPPTLAQPSSILPYALVSQPSVQLILQGSLPLAGCSTTQSLVPVPTMLATASEVGGPVTTNNTEEKIATPKPAAEKTKKEEYLKKLHMQERAVEEVKLAIKPFYQKREVTKEEYKDILRKAVQKICHSKSGEINPVKVANLVKAYVDKYRHMRKYKKAEAGEEPPTQGTEA